The following coding sequences lie in one Sinorhizobium fredii USDA 257 genomic window:
- a CDS encoding PRC-barrel domain-containing protein: MRRILIALAATTMIVGAAAAQTAETTTTETFITAKPTDVLSYNLVNLNVTNNANESIGEIKDLVLSEGQLAGYIVSVGGVLGMGERYVVVSPKAVKITYVENDKKWTAVMDATKDQLKAAPEFKYEGRWKR; the protein is encoded by the coding sequence ATGCGACGTATTCTGATTGCTCTTGCAGCTACTACGATGATTGTTGGAGCGGCTGCCGCGCAGACGGCGGAAACCACGACCACCGAAACCTTCATCACCGCCAAGCCGACCGACGTGCTGAGCTACAATCTCGTCAATCTCAACGTCACCAACAATGCCAACGAGTCGATCGGGGAGATCAAGGATCTGGTCCTCTCGGAAGGTCAGCTGGCCGGATATATCGTGTCGGTCGGAGGTGTCCTCGGGATGGGCGAGCGCTACGTTGTTGTCAGCCCGAAGGCTGTCAAAATCACCTACGTCGAAAACGACAAGAAATGGACGGCTGTGATGGACGCGACCAAGGATCAGCTCAAGGCGGCCCCCGAGTTCAAATACGAAGGCCGCTGGAAACGCTAA
- a CDS encoding ATP-grasp domain-containing protein produces the protein MKVFITGGGALLGQGIIRALRRSTLRATIIVGDPSPLSAGLYWGDAAYLVPMAKDPEYLDRLGDLLRAERPDILIPGTDVELPILSANREAIERTYGTKVIISYPSVVSIANDKWLTSEFLRERGLGFVPSCLPGDEEALIEECGFPLIVKPRIGARSIGFGIVRDRDQLRRAIAEQPGIVIQKYVGSDATEYTAGTLTFDGKCRATIVMRRDLRDGNTYRAFAEPFPALNAAMAQAADALGAYGPANFQFRLDDDVPRIFEINARFSGTTGVRIHAGFNEVEMCIRRLLFGEPVVQPEITPVTILRHWSETVVRPGELVTAPARLEEKA, from the coding sequence ATGAAGGTCTTCATCACGGGCGGGGGCGCCCTCCTTGGACAGGGCATCATTCGCGCATTGCGGCGCTCCACGCTTCGAGCGACCATAATCGTGGGGGACCCGAGCCCGCTCTCGGCCGGGCTCTACTGGGGCGATGCCGCCTATCTTGTTCCGATGGCGAAGGACCCGGAATATCTGGACAGGCTGGGCGACCTGCTGCGAGCGGAGCGGCCCGACATCCTCATTCCCGGAACCGACGTGGAATTGCCGATCCTTTCAGCCAACCGCGAAGCGATCGAGAGGACCTACGGAACCAAGGTGATCATCAGTTACCCATCTGTCGTATCCATCGCCAACGACAAGTGGCTTACCTCCGAGTTCCTCCGGGAACGCGGACTGGGCTTCGTTCCCTCCTGCCTGCCAGGCGATGAGGAGGCGCTCATCGAAGAGTGCGGCTTTCCGCTTATCGTCAAACCGAGGATCGGCGCCAGGTCGATCGGCTTTGGCATCGTCCGCGATCGAGACCAGCTAAGGCGCGCAATAGCCGAGCAGCCCGGCATCGTCATACAGAAATATGTCGGCTCCGATGCGACCGAATACACTGCCGGCACACTTACCTTCGACGGGAAATGTCGCGCGACGATCGTCATGCGCCGGGATCTACGCGACGGCAATACCTACCGCGCCTTTGCTGAGCCGTTTCCGGCCCTCAACGCGGCAATGGCGCAGGCGGCAGACGCCCTCGGCGCCTACGGGCCTGCAAATTTCCAGTTCCGCCTCGACGACGACGTTCCCAGGATCTTCGAGATCAATGCGCGGTTTTCGGGTACGACCGGGGTGAGGATCCATGCTGGCTTCAATGAAGTGGAGATGTGCATCCGGCGTTTGCTGTTCGGCGAACCGGTCGTTCAGCCGGAAATCACGCCCGTAACCATATTGCGGCACTGGTCGGAAACAGTGGTCAGACCCGGCGAACTGGTCACCGCCCCCGCTCGTCTTGAAGAGAAAGCCTGA
- the asnB gene encoding asparagine synthase (glutamine-hydrolyzing): MCGIAGQIGYAQHGREEVAQILTHMTDALAHRGPDASDTWLDREGCVGLGHRRLSIIDLSPTGAQPMHSSSGRYSIVFNGEVYGFLGLRAALEEQGARFRGHSDTEVLLEAIETYGLEGALQRCNGMFAFALYDSATRNIIFARDRIGKKPLYIGVSKSGIAFGSELKSIRAHPSFRSVEVDPQAATLFLRHGYVPTPYSIYRGVFKLPHGSWLSLSVDTPPASASAALSGVKSYWDAFEAVERGYEQRIECPDEALDALDAELKRAVSERLVSDVPVGALLSSGVDSSLVSAVMQEVSTSRVETYTVRFLEEQYNEADLASGIARQLGTDHTEITAEPDTALRMVTELPDVYDEPFADPSQIPALLVSKLARRTVTVALSGDGGDEFFGGYKRYRQMLAFDRLARKTPAVALRAARHAPHWVLEFAAAAARYAGPSSLQDEVTGKRLRRLAELLEIEDPDARYLDFRSLWPHPADVVLGGAEPPTAMTSKRIPACLGAVDRMMYRDMVDYLPDDILVKMDRASMAVGLEMRAPLLDYRFVELAWRAPRALCFAEAPSKPALRKLLSRRLPEQFISLSKRGFGVPVNAWLRGPLRAWAEEMLSPSRLQRDGIFRAEPIVSRWKAHLADRRDWGPQLWAVLMFNLWHDRWVRPD, encoded by the coding sequence ATGTGTGGAATTGCCGGCCAGATAGGTTATGCGCAGCACGGTCGGGAGGAAGTGGCGCAGATCCTGACGCACATGACGGACGCGCTCGCTCACCGCGGGCCCGACGCGTCGGATACCTGGCTCGATCGCGAGGGCTGTGTAGGGCTCGGACACCGCCGCCTGTCCATCATTGACCTCTCCCCCACGGGTGCCCAGCCTATGCATTCAAGCAGCGGCCGCTACTCCATCGTCTTCAACGGCGAGGTCTACGGGTTCCTTGGCTTGCGGGCCGCATTGGAGGAGCAGGGCGCTCGCTTTCGCGGCCACTCCGATACCGAAGTGCTCCTGGAGGCGATCGAGACTTACGGTCTGGAAGGTGCATTGCAGCGCTGCAACGGCATGTTCGCCTTTGCGCTTTACGACAGCGCCACGCGAAATATCATTTTCGCTCGTGACCGTATAGGAAAGAAGCCGCTGTATATCGGCGTATCCAAGAGTGGCATTGCCTTCGGCTCCGAGCTGAAAAGCATCAGGGCGCATCCGTCCTTCCGCTCCGTTGAAGTAGACCCCCAGGCGGCCACGCTTTTCTTGCGACACGGCTACGTGCCAACGCCTTATTCGATCTACCGCGGCGTCTTCAAGCTTCCGCATGGCTCTTGGCTGAGCCTCTCGGTCGACACTCCGCCGGCGTCGGCGTCGGCCGCCCTGAGCGGAGTCAAGAGCTATTGGGATGCTTTCGAGGCTGTGGAACGAGGCTATGAGCAACGGATCGAATGCCCCGACGAAGCCTTGGACGCGCTCGACGCCGAATTGAAACGGGCGGTGAGCGAGCGCCTTGTCTCCGACGTGCCGGTGGGAGCCCTCCTTTCCAGCGGCGTCGACTCTTCCCTGGTGTCGGCCGTTATGCAGGAAGTTTCGACCTCGCGTGTAGAGACCTATACCGTGCGCTTCCTGGAGGAGCAGTATAACGAGGCGGATCTCGCGTCAGGCATCGCCAGGCAGCTCGGCACCGATCATACGGAGATCACGGCAGAACCCGACACGGCACTGCGCATGGTCACCGAGTTGCCGGATGTGTATGACGAGCCCTTCGCCGATCCTTCACAGATTCCGGCGCTGCTTGTATCGAAGCTGGCGCGAAGAACCGTAACGGTGGCACTCTCGGGTGATGGCGGCGACGAGTTCTTCGGCGGCTACAAACGCTATCGGCAAATGCTCGCCTTCGACCGGCTGGCGAGGAAAACGCCTGCCGTTGCCCTGCGGGCGGCAAGGCACGCGCCTCACTGGGTGCTGGAATTTGCTGCCGCGGCGGCTCGCTATGCGGGGCCGTCTTCGCTTCAGGACGAAGTGACCGGCAAACGGCTAAGAAGACTTGCCGAGCTCCTGGAGATCGAGGATCCGGACGCCCGCTACCTGGACTTTCGCTCGCTCTGGCCACATCCGGCCGACGTCGTGCTCGGCGGAGCAGAGCCTCCGACCGCAATGACCTCGAAGCGGATACCGGCTTGCCTGGGCGCAGTCGACAGAATGATGTACCGCGACATGGTCGACTATCTGCCCGACGACATCCTCGTGAAGATGGATCGAGCTTCGATGGCGGTGGGCCTGGAGATGCGGGCTCCGTTGCTCGATTACCGCTTCGTCGAACTGGCCTGGCGCGCGCCAAGGGCGTTGTGTTTTGCCGAAGCTCCGAGCAAGCCCGCGCTGCGCAAGCTCTTGTCCCGGAGGCTGCCGGAACAATTCATAAGTCTTTCAAAACGCGGATTCGGCGTTCCCGTCAATGCTTGGTTGCGCGGACCGCTGCGTGCCTGGGCGGAAGAGATGCTGTCGCCGTCTCGCCTGCAGCGTGATGGAATCTTCCGCGCCGAGCCGATCGTCAGTCGCTGGAAGGCACATCTTGCCGACCGCCGCGACTGGGGTCCGCAGTTGTGGGCGGTGCTGATGTTCAACTTGTGGCACGACCGCTGGGTGCGCCCCGACTGA
- the cysQ gene encoding 3'(2'),5'-bisphosphate nucleotidase CysQ: protein MTPLCELFERIALEAGASILAVYEAGPTVCFKDDCSPVTEADERAEAIILDRLAAAFPHIPVVAEEAVASGRVPDISCGRFFLVDPLDGTKEFINRRDDFTVNIALIEGNVPVAGIVYAPAQRCAYVADRDRAEKLVFGTGTAVGHRQAIRVRARGPVMTAVASRSHNSLETEAFLAGHGVTDYTSVGSSLKFCLLAEGRADVYPRFGRTMEWDTAAGNAVLNAAGGSVVRLDGSRLLYGKMKQLDDSDFANPHFVAWADMSPVLAAL from the coding sequence ATGACGCCCCTTTGCGAACTGTTCGAGCGCATCGCGCTCGAGGCCGGCGCGTCGATCCTCGCCGTCTACGAGGCGGGCCCGACTGTCTGCTTCAAGGATGATTGTTCGCCCGTGACCGAGGCGGATGAGCGGGCCGAAGCAATCATTCTCGACAGGTTGGCGGCAGCTTTCCCGCATATTCCGGTCGTCGCCGAGGAGGCCGTCGCCTCCGGCCGCGTCCCCGATATCAGCTGTGGCAGGTTCTTCCTGGTTGATCCGCTCGACGGAACGAAGGAATTCATCAACCGGCGCGATGACTTCACTGTCAATATCGCCTTGATCGAGGGTAATGTCCCTGTTGCCGGCATCGTCTACGCGCCGGCGCAGCGCTGCGCCTACGTCGCCGACAGGGACAGGGCGGAGAAGCTTGTCTTCGGCACCGGCACTGCGGTCGGGCATCGGCAGGCGATACGGGTTCGGGCGCGCGGTCCGGTGATGACCGCCGTCGCCAGCCGCTCGCACAACAGCTTGGAGACCGAGGCGTTTCTCGCCGGTCACGGCGTGACGGATTACACCTCCGTCGGCTCGTCGCTTAAATTCTGCCTGCTCGCCGAAGGCAGGGCGGATGTCTATCCCCGCTTCGGCCGCACGATGGAATGGGATACGGCGGCGGGCAATGCGGTGCTCAACGCCGCCGGCGGATCGGTTGTCCGGCTGGACGGTTCTCGCCTCCTTTACGGCAAGATGAAGCAACTGGACGACAGCGATTTCGCAAATCCGCATTTCGTGGCCTGGGCGGACATGTCTCCGGTTTTGGCGGCTCTTTAG
- a CDS encoding CsbD family protein codes for MDWNRVEGNWKQFKGKIKEQWGKLTDDDLDQIAGKRDQLEGKIQERYGLEKDRAKREIDDWYSKQDDW; via the coding sequence ATGGATTGGAATCGGGTCGAAGGCAATTGGAAGCAATTCAAAGGTAAGATTAAGGAGCAGTGGGGTAAGCTCACTGACGACGATCTCGACCAAATCGCCGGTAAACGCGACCAGCTCGAAGGCAAAATCCAAGAACGCTATGGTCTTGAGAAGGACCGCGCGAAGAGGGAGATTGACGACTGGTACAGCAAACAGGACGACTGGTAA
- a CDS encoding integrase core domain-containing protein: protein MAQACAPIAAPRRCGGSPSSTSKTNGEAERVVQTALREWAYAKAHKTSEQRAADLPIWLYRYNWHRPHGSLKSKPISRLGLTDDNLLRLHI, encoded by the coding sequence ATGGCACAAGCTTGCGCTCCCATCGCTGCGCCAAGGCGCTGCGGCGGCTCGCCGTCAAGCACATCCAAGACCAATGGCGAGGCCGAACGTGTCGTCCAGACCGCTCTGCGCGAATGGGCCTATGCCAAGGCCCACAAAACATCGGAGCAGCGGGCCGCCGACCTACCGATCTGGCTCTACCGATACAATTGGCATCGCCCCCACGGCAGCTTAAAATCCAAGCCGATCAGCAGACTAGGCCTCACCGACGACAACCTGTTGAGGCTCCACATCTAG
- the cysD gene encoding sulfate adenylyltransferase subunit CysD, which yields MSLANLRRLEAEAIHVLREVVATFSNPVVLYSIGKDSSVLLHLAMKAFFPAKPPFPFLHVDTRWKFREMIKFRDRMARELGFNLLVHTNQDGVDQGIGPFTHGSNLHTHVMKTIALRQALEKYGFDAALAGARRDEEKSRAKERMFSIRNAQHGWDPKRQRPEMWKTYNTRVGAGETMRVFPLSNWTEFDIWQYILQESIPIVQLYFAAPRPIVQRDGMLIMVDDERMPLDPGEEVADRMVRFRTLGCYPLTGAIDSEAATVPDILREMLTVRTSERLSRLIDTDEAGAMEKKKREGYF from the coding sequence ATGTCTCTTGCCAACCTTCGGCGACTTGAAGCTGAAGCCATTCATGTCCTTCGAGAAGTAGTCGCGACATTTTCGAACCCGGTCGTCCTTTATTCGATCGGAAAGGATTCGTCCGTGCTCTTGCATCTGGCCATGAAGGCGTTCTTCCCGGCAAAGCCGCCATTTCCTTTCCTGCATGTGGACACGAGGTGGAAATTCCGGGAGATGATCAAGTTTCGCGATCGCATGGCGCGGGAACTCGGATTCAACCTTCTCGTCCATACCAACCAGGATGGCGTCGACCAGGGCATCGGTCCCTTCACGCATGGGTCCAACCTGCACACCCATGTCATGAAGACGATCGCGCTCAGGCAAGCGCTCGAGAAATACGGCTTCGACGCGGCGCTCGCCGGAGCGCGGCGGGACGAAGAAAAGTCGCGGGCCAAGGAGCGCATGTTTTCGATCCGTAACGCGCAGCATGGATGGGACCCGAAGCGCCAGCGTCCCGAGATGTGGAAGACCTATAACACGCGCGTCGGCGCCGGCGAGACGATGCGGGTGTTTCCGCTGTCCAACTGGACCGAATTCGACATCTGGCAATACATCCTTCAGGAAAGCATCCCGATCGTGCAGCTTTATTTCGCTGCGCCCCGACCGATCGTGCAGCGCGACGGCATGCTCATCATGGTCGACGACGAGCGTATGCCGCTCGATCCGGGCGAAGAGGTGGCGGACCGGATGGTTCGCTTCCGGACGCTCGGTTGTTATCCGCTGACCGGCGCAATCGACTCCGAGGCTGCCACGGTTCCGGACATATTGCGGGAGATGTTGACGGTGCGCACCTCCGAGCGGCTGAGTCGGCTGATCGACACGGACGAGGCCGGTGCGATGGAGAAGAAGAAGCGCGAGGGGTACTTCTGA
- a CDS encoding ROK family transcriptional regulator: MNEMRPIRAKSGTNQEGASAHNRRVMIDALRVNGQLSRADLARATALTKQAVSNIIEELERDGLVVSLAAVRKGRGQPSTPYRLVPEGAFAIGLQIDRHVTRTIAVDLVGAVLARGEANLPAGGPERGTETILSLIEKTRRELAGVASQSRDRLVGLGVAMPGPFGIDTDPDDPWMMALWQRFPLSEALAIGTGLDVRLQNDAAAAATAEKMVGAAHGLDQAICIYVGYGIGAGLILDGELYRGANGNAGEIGMILSRPRHGTEAQRAPLEHRASIASLCKILDLDPADPDHYRQLDDIAAASDARIADWIAEAAFELRGAVQILETIFDPQTIVLCGGMPPGLARQLIDAIHPLLPSIAERRMRSAPRLQLGFTDPWAVAIGAAAEPIGRTFDPRFSAILKTRSVGPI, from the coding sequence ATGAACGAGATGCGCCCGATCCGGGCCAAGAGCGGCACCAATCAGGAGGGCGCGAGTGCCCACAATAGGCGCGTCATGATCGACGCACTCCGAGTAAACGGGCAATTGTCGCGGGCCGACCTGGCGCGCGCGACCGCACTCACCAAGCAGGCTGTGTCCAACATCATCGAGGAACTCGAGCGCGACGGGCTGGTCGTCTCGCTCGCCGCCGTGCGCAAGGGACGCGGACAGCCTTCGACCCCCTATCGGCTGGTGCCGGAAGGCGCCTTTGCCATCGGCCTGCAGATCGATCGACATGTGACGCGGACGATCGCGGTGGACCTCGTCGGCGCCGTGCTTGCGCGGGGAGAGGCGAACCTGCCCGCCGGTGGACCGGAGAGGGGGACCGAGACCATCCTCTCGCTGATCGAAAAGACCCGGCGAGAGCTGGCCGGGGTAGCGTCGCAGTCGCGCGACCGTCTCGTCGGGCTCGGCGTGGCGATGCCCGGCCCCTTCGGCATCGATACCGATCCGGACGACCCCTGGATGATGGCACTCTGGCAACGCTTCCCGCTATCGGAAGCCTTGGCAATCGGAACGGGTCTCGACGTGCGCTTGCAAAACGATGCGGCCGCGGCGGCGACGGCCGAAAAGATGGTCGGGGCGGCCCATGGCCTGGATCAGGCGATCTGCATCTATGTCGGCTACGGGATTGGCGCCGGCCTGATCCTCGACGGAGAACTGTACCGCGGTGCCAACGGCAATGCCGGCGAAATCGGCATGATCCTCAGCAGGCCGCGACATGGAACCGAAGCTCAGCGGGCGCCGCTCGAGCATCGGGCGTCGATCGCCTCGCTCTGCAAGATTCTGGATCTCGACCCGGCCGATCCCGACCATTACCGGCAGCTCGACGATATCGCAGCGGCATCGGACGCCAGAATTGCCGATTGGATCGCCGAAGCCGCCTTTGAGCTAAGGGGCGCCGTGCAGATCCTCGAGACGATCTTCGATCCGCAGACGATCGTGCTCTGCGGAGGCATGCCGCCAGGGCTCGCCCGCCAGCTCATCGACGCCATTCATCCGTTGCTGCCGTCGATTGCCGAACGGCGGATGCGAAGCGCGCCGCGTCTTCAGCTTGGCTTCACCGATCCCTGGGCAGTGGCGATCGGCGCAGCGGCGGAGCCGATCGGCCGGACCTTCGACCCTCGTTTCTCCGCCATTCTGAAGACCAGATCGGTCGGTCCCATCTGA
- a CDS encoding NAD-dependent epimerase/dehydratase family protein translates to MSPKELVITGATGFIGARLIEHALARDYAVTALVRDPERVPARKHTRLRIEQWSIGEPLPSIRQAEALLHLAAFIPADLSDAHQAAKCFELNTNGALQVAMDAASQDVQQFVYFGSGQVYTPAPEPATETSPAFPVNRASYYLSSKLSAEICLLAFGKAKGMPVTVLRPASVYGPGMHGKGMVTAFIRALACGQPVIIRDGGAYRVDLVYVDDVVSLALEAVAAEREGVFNAGSGQACTSLEAARIIAEVIGADPSLIKVEGEDRDAAAAGFAALNVARAAEQLAYTPRAFRHGIEAWKAETGLGDLQSASGQINTASRTEAGTAVRP, encoded by the coding sequence GTGAGTCCAAAGGAACTGGTGATAACTGGCGCGACGGGCTTTATCGGGGCGAGACTCATTGAGCATGCACTTGCACGAGACTACGCCGTCACGGCGCTTGTGCGCGATCCAGAGCGGGTGCCGGCGCGCAAGCATACGCGCTTGCGCATTGAGCAGTGGTCGATCGGCGAGCCACTTCCGTCGATAAGGCAAGCGGAGGCGCTTCTTCATCTCGCAGCCTTTATTCCTGCCGACCTCAGCGATGCCCATCAGGCCGCCAAGTGTTTCGAACTCAACACGAACGGAGCGCTGCAGGTTGCGATGGATGCCGCCTCGCAGGATGTTCAGCAGTTCGTCTACTTTGGATCGGGGCAGGTGTACACGCCCGCCCCCGAGCCGGCCACGGAGACGAGTCCCGCCTTTCCCGTCAATCGCGCCAGCTACTATCTGTCGAGCAAGCTCTCGGCGGAGATTTGCCTGCTCGCCTTCGGAAAAGCGAAGGGGATGCCCGTGACGGTCCTTCGCCCCGCATCGGTCTACGGTCCCGGCATGCACGGCAAAGGCATGGTGACAGCGTTCATCCGCGCGCTTGCTTGCGGACAGCCCGTGATTATTCGCGATGGGGGCGCCTACCGCGTTGATCTCGTCTATGTCGACGACGTGGTTTCACTGGCTCTCGAAGCCGTCGCAGCCGAAAGGGAGGGCGTGTTCAACGCGGGCAGCGGGCAGGCCTGCACGTCGCTGGAGGCGGCCCGTATCATTGCCGAGGTGATTGGAGCGGACCCCTCCCTGATCAAAGTGGAGGGTGAAGACAGGGACGCAGCGGCGGCGGGCTTTGCGGCGCTGAATGTCGCCAGGGCCGCCGAGCAATTGGCCTACACGCCGCGCGCGTTCCGCCACGGCATCGAGGCATGGAAAGCAGAGACCGGGCTTGGGGACCTTCAGAGCGCGAGCGGGCAGATCAATACTGCCTCGCGAACGGAGGCCGGGACCGCAGTGAGGCCCTAA
- the cysN gene encoding sulfate adenylyltransferase subunit CysN, whose amino-acid sequence MSYLQSVPPHDLEAHLADHDSKSVLRFITCGSVDDGKSTLIGRLLVDAKLIFEDQLTNLGRVGSQAAANGEEIDLALLLDGLEAEREQGITIDVAYRYFATSKRKFIVADTPGHEEYTRNMVTGASTADLAVILIDSRQGILQQTRRHSYIASLLGIRHIILAVNKFDLVEFRQSVFDEIARDYRAFAKKLGFVSIQPIPISARFGDNVISASQNTPWYKGPSLLEYLETVQLDPPEAERSFRFPVQLVMRPNADFRGYAGQVASGRISVGEPVVVAKSGQRSTVKAIVSFDGNLATAAEGEAVTLVLADEVDASRGNMLVAPASRPFVADQFQAHVIWFDANPMLPGRSYILRTETDSVSATVTALKHQVNINSFTREAAKSLQMNEVGVCNISTQAPIAFDAYKDNRATGNFIFVDRVTNATVGAGMIDFPLRRADNVHWQATDVNKGARAAMKSQRPAVLWFTGLSGSGKSTIANALDRLLHARGKHTYMLDGDNVRHGLNRDLGFTEADRVENIRRIAEVAKLMADAGLIVLVSFISPFRGERRMARELMEEGEFIEIFVDTPLEECARRDPKGLYEKALAGKIANFTGVSSPYEVPENPELHLNTVEEDPIALALKIEAFLDRQMEDK is encoded by the coding sequence ATGTCGTATCTTCAATCGGTGCCGCCACATGACCTGGAAGCGCACCTGGCCGATCACGACAGCAAGTCGGTCCTCCGATTCATCACCTGCGGCTCCGTCGACGATGGCAAATCGACGCTTATCGGGCGCTTGCTCGTCGACGCCAAGCTGATCTTCGAGGACCAATTGACGAATCTCGGGCGCGTCGGTTCTCAGGCCGCCGCCAACGGCGAGGAAATCGACCTTGCCTTGCTGCTCGACGGGCTCGAGGCGGAGCGCGAGCAGGGCATCACCATCGACGTCGCCTACCGCTATTTCGCCACATCGAAGCGAAAATTCATCGTCGCCGACACGCCCGGCCACGAGGAATATACGCGCAACATGGTAACCGGCGCTTCGACGGCGGATTTGGCCGTCATCCTTATAGACAGCCGCCAGGGCATTCTCCAGCAGACCCGGCGCCATTCCTATATCGCCTCGCTGCTCGGCATCCGCCACATCATTTTGGCCGTCAACAAGTTCGATCTCGTCGAGTTCCGTCAATCGGTCTTCGACGAGATCGCCCGCGACTACCGAGCTTTTGCGAAAAAGCTGGGCTTTGTCAGCATCCAGCCGATTCCCATCTCCGCGCGGTTCGGCGACAACGTCATTTCGGCATCGCAGAACACACCCTGGTACAAGGGGCCGTCGCTCCTCGAATACCTCGAGACGGTGCAGCTCGATCCGCCCGAAGCGGAGAGGTCTTTCCGCTTTCCGGTTCAACTGGTCATGCGCCCCAATGCGGATTTCCGCGGCTATGCCGGGCAGGTCGCTTCCGGGAGGATTTCGGTCGGCGAGCCGGTCGTCGTCGCGAAATCCGGGCAACGATCGACGGTCAAGGCGATTGTGTCGTTCGACGGCAATCTGGCCACTGCGGCGGAGGGCGAGGCCGTGACGCTCGTCCTGGCCGATGAGGTCGACGCCTCGCGCGGCAACATGCTGGTGGCACCCGCCTCGAGGCCCTTCGTGGCGGACCAGTTCCAGGCCCATGTCATCTGGTTCGACGCCAATCCCATGCTTCCCGGGCGCAGCTACATCCTGCGCACCGAGACCGACAGCGTCAGCGCAACGGTCACGGCGCTCAAGCATCAGGTGAATATCAACAGCTTTACCCGCGAGGCGGCCAAATCCTTGCAGATGAACGAGGTGGGCGTCTGCAACATCTCGACCCAGGCACCGATCGCCTTCGACGCCTACAAGGACAACAGGGCGACCGGCAATTTCATCTTCGTCGATCGGGTGACCAACGCGACGGTCGGCGCCGGCATGATCGATTTCCCGCTCAGGCGCGCCGACAACGTGCATTGGCAGGCGACCGATGTGAACAAGGGCGCGCGTGCGGCGATGAAGAGCCAGCGCCCCGCCGTGCTGTGGTTCACCGGGCTTTCCGGCTCGGGCAAGTCGACAATTGCCAATGCGCTCGACAGGCTCCTGCATGCCCGCGGCAAGCACACCTACATGCTCGACGGCGACAATGTGCGCCACGGGCTCAACCGGGACCTTGGCTTCACCGAAGCCGATCGCGTCGAAAACATCCGTCGCATCGCGGAGGTCGCCAAGCTGATGGCCGATGCCGGGCTGATCGTGCTTGTGTCCTTCATCTCGCCGTTCCGCGGCGAACGCCGCATGGCGCGCGAGCTGATGGAGGAGGGCGAGTTCATCGAAATTTTCGTCGACACACCGCTCGAAGAATGCGCGCGGCGTGATCCGAAAGGGCTTTACGAGAAGGCTCTCGCCGGCAAGATCGCGAACTTTACCGGCGTCTCCTCGCCCTACGAAGTGCCGGAGAACCCGGAACTGCATCTGAATACGGTCGAAGAGGACCCGATTGCGCTGGCGTTGAAAATCGAGGCATTCCTCGACAGACAGATGGAGGACAAATGA
- a CDS encoding PHP domain-containing protein, which translates to MEPQRKTDSGKPVFSRFRDLSREQLNVELQVHTNWTDGEATVLEVLQTAKKRGLAELAFTEHVREDTSWFPDFKAEILSAVDGFGDMCVYVGCETKAMDDDGRLDVSQSVLDACDIVLGVVHRLPDGQGGYLDFKQLSFEETAEIEFRLSIGMIANAPIDVLGHPGGMSLRRYGRFPENYFRTLMTATLERGIAIEINSSYLVDMSGFLALCDEINPFVSIGSDAHKLSELGRCRDRLVELGVGLT; encoded by the coding sequence ATGGAACCGCAACGAAAGACGGATAGCGGCAAGCCTGTGTTCTCCCGTTTTCGGGATCTCAGTCGCGAGCAACTGAATGTGGAACTCCAGGTCCATACCAACTGGACCGATGGGGAGGCGACGGTGCTCGAGGTGCTGCAAACCGCCAAAAAACGCGGCCTCGCCGAGCTCGCCTTCACGGAGCATGTCCGAGAAGACACGTCCTGGTTTCCCGATTTCAAGGCCGAGATCCTTTCGGCTGTGGATGGCTTCGGCGATATGTGCGTCTATGTCGGTTGCGAGACGAAAGCCATGGACGACGATGGACGGTTGGATGTGTCGCAGTCCGTGCTCGACGCCTGCGATATCGTTCTTGGCGTCGTCCACCGCCTGCCGGACGGGCAGGGCGGCTATCTCGATTTCAAGCAATTGTCATTCGAGGAGACGGCCGAAATCGAATTCCGGCTGTCAATAGGCATGATTGCGAACGCGCCGATCGACGTGCTCGGACATCCGGGTGGGATGAGCCTGAGGCGATACGGCCGGTTTCCGGAGAATTACTTTCGCACGCTGATGACGGCGACGCTCGAGCGGGGGATCGCCATCGAGATCAACTCCTCGTACCTGGTCGATATGTCTGGATTCTTGGCGTTGTGCGACGAAATCAATCCATTTGTTTCGATCGGTTCCGATGCGCACAAGCTCAGCGAGTTGGGCCGTTGCCGGGACAGGCTTGTTGAACTGGGGGTAGGGCTGACATGA